The nucleotide sequence TGCGTACAGCAAGCGGTAAATTTCGTTCCTTAGAAACTCCGTAAGACTTTCGGAAGAGCCAGCTGGCGGAAAGAGGCGGTGGAGTGGATGGAGAGTATTAGTGCGGTCAGACGTCCCCAGGGGCCCAGTTAAAGTGACCCTGCTCCATTCAGTCTCAAAGGGGGAAGAGCTGAGACCAAGGGGGGCTTTTTGGTAATATTTTTGTGAGGTCgcggtgtgcctcagtttcccttttcttTGCATGGCGACCAGGGGTAATGGAGAAAGGACAGAGGGCTTGTCAACACTTAAAATGCTACGGTAGAGCTGCAACACAGCCACTATCGACAGCAGCTAGAGACTCCCATCCCTTGGCGTAGGTAACCCACTGCCAAGAGACAGTGGTTAGGTCGGCGGAAGAATACCTCCGCCTGTTAGCCCTGTTTGTGTGGGCCTTAGGTCAGCTTAGcacagtgctcagcacccacgAATGACCCTTTTAGCACAGGTCCCCTAGCGCCCCCTGGAGCACCAGGTCAGCGTTGACTGCAGGGAGAGAGTGCCCCCTACTGAGCAGTGCCCTGCTTGGCAGCACAGGCTCCCTAGTGCCCCCTGGAGCACCAGGTCAGCGTTGACTGCAGGGAGAGAGCGCCCCCTATGGCaaaggaggggcagcagcagaattGACCAAGCTGCTCCAGTGACCCCCAGCCTGGAAGGTTCCCAGCCCCAAATCCATTGTCTAGCTTCTCTCTGGCCCCTCTGCGCTTCTCCCTGTGGTGTCGGCAGTGAGGACACCCAACGTAGGCCCATGAAGGGTCCCACGTTCCCTCCCTGACTGCTGTGCATGCCCTGCAGACCCTGCCATTCACCAATGCCCTTAGCTGCAGCCCAGTGCTGGGAGCCCATGGCCAATGGGTCCCCTTCGCTTACTGGAGCTGCAGGTAGTGGCTCCtttgcctgccctgcaggggctggagctgtcatGGGGACCAGGCTCCCTGCGTCCTCTCTTGTGCCTCTCCGGCTGTAGCGAGCTCTGGtagggagccctggcagcccccttcTCTGGGGGTCCTCAGCAGGAAGTGATAGGGATGGGGGCCACAGAGACAGATGGATGGCAGGGGATGGATGCCCTGGCATGGGGGGCTGGCTTCtctccccctctgctcctgccagtgcctcctcctgtgccccctgcactgtcctcccctcctgccccctcattCCCCAGTCTGgatggggccagagcagagctcacAGTGCAGCAGGCAACACTGGGTCCACTTCCAGGCTCTGCCTGGctatgctgctctccagccaggtcCCCCAAGGCCACGGCACTGTCCAGCTCCTGGTGGCCACTCACCAACCAGCCCAGGGACAGGTACTTGTGCACCTCAATGGCTGGGCTGCGGCGGTTGGGGTCAAGGGTCAGCAGGCGCCGGAACATCTCGTGGGCGGCAGAGCTGAAGACCCTCCAGGGCACCGGGGCCTGCCCAGTCACGGTGGTGTTCTGCCAGGAGCCAAACTCCTCAAACTGGGGGTCGGGGCTGACAGCCACgtcccaggggaagcagccagtGCAGAGGCAGAACAGCAGCACTCCGAAGGCCCAGACATCCAGGCTGGCGTCCAGCTCCAGCGTCTCGGAGGCATCGAGCAGGCAGAGCTCGGGCGGGGCATAGGGCAGAGTGCCCGACATGGCGCAGACGGGTGTACCCTCCAGCTGCGTCAGCCCGAAGTCGCCCAGCTTCACTCGCCGGCACTCATGGTCGAAGAGCAGCacgttgtccagcttgatgtcccGGTGCACAAGGGCTTTGCCATGCATGAAGTCCAgggcctcagccagctgggctgcgCAGCGCTTCACCTGTGCCTCTGGGAGACCCTCCTGCAGGGAGACGGGGTTACAAGAGGACAGGCCTGGCCTCTCACCCACACGACCCCCTCCAGGACTCGCTCCACATGGTGCTTAGTGCCCCCTTCCAGGCACCCACTCCACTCAATGCCCACTGCCCCTCTCTGGGGATCCACCCCACATGGTCCCCAGTGCCCGCTTCCAGGCACCCACACTACACAGTTCCCAGTGCCTCCCTCtggggacccccccacacacacacatccccccagCGCCTAGAGCCCAGTGCCTTTTCTGGGGACATCACTTCTGGGATTTGCTGCCCACAGtgcctcttcccctcacaccccatCCTCCATCCAGCTTCACCCCCCCAGTACCCTGTGCcattcctcccccccacaccacagaCTAGTGCTCCCTCCAGACTCTCCCATGCTGCACCCCGAGCTCCCAAGACCCCACCCTGCATCccttgctcccctgccctgccactgagcCCACAGCCCACCAGCCCCTGCGCCCCAGGAGCCTCAGTCCCCTGGCCATTTCCCAGCCCATTCCACTGAACCCCAGCtagccactccccagccctgagccctcatGCAGCACTCtccagagccccacaccctgctccccagcctgtccTCTGCCCAACAGCCCTGCTGACCCCTGGTGCCCCATGTTC is from Carettochelys insculpta isolate YL-2023 chromosome 22, ASM3395843v1, whole genome shotgun sequence and encodes:
- the LOC142025213 gene encoding putative serine/threonine-protein kinase SBK3 isoform X1, giving the protein MTHALRKRERLSQRRTAQGTESAGQCRESLSHSSCSWGLHAWPAAWPSARRATEPQQRRVPARRTPRHGRWVHASNRISARHLLRESPSRPSVDTRAPAVQDMELPEAEDNVEFLERLMEVTSRSLPQLELQEQYTVVKELGSGTYGKVLLAEHREQGTALVLKVMPKERTERRAFLREYCIALCLSAHAGFLRTLPTAFESPTHFAFAQELAPAGDLCAIVRDGEGLPEAQVKRCAAQLAEALDFMHGKALVHRDIKLDNVLLFDHECRRVKLGDFGLTQLEGTPVCAMSGTLPYAPPELCLLDASETLELDASLDVWAFGVLLFCLCTGCFPWDVAVSPDPQFEEFGSWQNTTVTGQAPVPWRVFSSAAHEMFRRLLTLDPNRRSPAIEVHKYLSLGWLVSGHQELDSAVALGDLAGEQHSQAEPGSGPSVACCTVSSALAPSRLGNEGAGGEDSAGGTGGGTGRSRGGEKPAPHARASIPCHPSVSVAPIPITSC
- the LOC142025213 gene encoding putative serine/threonine-protein kinase SBK3 isoform X2, producing MTHALRKRERLSQRRTAQGTESAGQCRESLSHSSCSWGLHAWPAAWPSARRATEPQQRRVPARRTPRHGRWVHASNRISARHLLRESPSRPSVDTRAPAVQDMELPEAEDNVEFLERLMEVTSRSLPQLELQEQYTVVKELGSGTYGKVLLAEHREQGTALVLKVMPKERTERRAFLREYCIALCLSAHAGFLRTLPTAFESPTHFAFAQELAPAGDLCAIEGLPEAQVKRCAAQLAEALDFMHGKALVHRDIKLDNVLLFDHECRRVKLGDFGLTQLEGTPVCAMSGTLPYAPPELCLLDASETLELDASLDVWAFGVLLFCLCTGCFPWDVAVSPDPQFEEFGSWQNTTVTGQAPVPWRVFSSAAHEMFRRLLTLDPNRRSPAIEVHKYLSLGWLVSGHQELDSAVALGDLAGEQHSQAEPGSGPSVACCTVSSALAPSRLGNEGAGGEDSAGGTGGGTGRSRGGEKPAPHARASIPCHPSVSVAPIPITSC